The DNA segment ATTGTTCCTGTCAGCTTGCGGAGCGCCTGACTCATCAGTCTTGCCTGAAGGCCAACCTTGTTATCACCCATATCGCCTTCAATCTCTGCTTTAGGCGTTAGTGCTGCAACAGAGTCTACTACTAATATGTCAATAGCAGACGAACGTATCAGTTGGTCGGCTATCTCCAGAGCCTGCTCACCGTTGTCCGGTTGAGAAATCCACAGGTTGTCTACATCCACGCCTAACTTTGCAGCATAGAATCTGTCGAAGGCATGCTCTGCATCAATAAATGCAGCAATGCCACCAGCTTTCTGAGCTTCTGCTATAGCATGTATGGCCAGCGTGGTCTTACCCGAACTTTCCGGACCGTATATCTCAATTACTCTGCCACGTGGCAAGCCACCTACACCGAGAGCTGCATCCAATCCGATACTGCCGGTAGATATGACATCCACCTTCTCTACACTTTCATCGCCAAGTTTCATAATAGAACCCTTGCCGAAATCTTTTTCTATTTTAGACATAGCAGCCTGCAGGGCTTTCAACTTTCCTTCTTGAGCACTTGCAGATGCCATTTCTTCGTTTTCTTTCTTTGCCATTGTACTTTTTTTAAGTTTAAAGTTCTAAGTTCTTGTCGAATTCTTCATGCCAAGGCAAGCCTTGCTTGTTGAGCTGTTCCATGAATGGATCCGGATCGAAATCTTCTACATTCCATACTCCGGCTTTGCGCCATAGTCCTTTGAAGAACATCATAGCCCCAATCATTGCAGGCACACCTGTGGTGTAGCTTACACCTTGCATTCCTGTTTCCAGATAGGCTTCGTGGTGCTTGCAGTTATTATATACATAATATGTATGTTCTTTTCCGTCTTTTATACCGCGGATACGACAGCCGATGCTTGTCTCGCCTTCATAGTTCTCGCCCAAATCCTGAGGATTAGGCAGTACAGCCTTCAGGAATTGCAGTGGGATGATCTGCTGACCGTTATATTCGACAGGATCAATGCGGGCCATGCCGATGTCCTGAATAACACGTAGATGAGTAAGATACTCTTGTCCGAAAGTCATCCAGAATCTGGCTTGCTTTATTGTTGGGAAATTCTTTGTCAGGCTCTCCAACTCTTCATGGTACATCAGGTAACTGTCTTTTGGACCAATGTTAGGGTAGGTGAGGTCTTTGTGTATCTCCAATGCACCTGTTTGAACCCATTTGCCATCCTTGAAGTAACGTCCTTTCTGAGTGATCTCACGTATGTTGATCTCCGGATTGAAGTTGGTGGCAAAAGCCTTGTGGTGGTTTCCTGCGTTGCAGTCTACTATGTCAAGATATTGTATCTCATCAAAGTGATGCTTGGCAGCATATGCAGTAAAGATGCCGCTTACTCCGGGGTCGAAGCCACAACCAAGAATGGCTGTCAGACCTGCGTCCTCAAAACGTTTCTTGTATGCCCATTGCCAACTGTATTCGAAATGCGCTTCGTCTTTTGGCTCATAATTAGCTGTATCCAGATAATTTACGCCACATGCAAGACAAGCGTCCATTATAGTAAGGTCCTGATAAGGCAATGCCAGATTGACTACCAACTCAGGTTTAAACTCATTGAAAAGTTTTTTAAGTTGTTCAACATCATCAGCATCCACCTGTGCTGTCTTGATGTTAGGATTACCGATAGCTTTTACAATCTTGTCGCACTTTGACTTTGTGCGACTTGCTATCATGATATCAGTGAACACGTCTGTGTTTTTGGCGATTTTTACAGCGGCTACTGTAGCCACGCCACCGGCGCCGATAACTAATACTCTTCCCATATTATTATATATTATTATTTTCTTATTTTATTTCGTCCGACTTGATACCAAGTGCACTCATAAGTGAGTAGCCAAGTATCTCCTGGCGGAAATTGCCCCCTTGCATAGGTTGCATGGCAAACAGGGTTATACGTTTTTCATCGTTTGCATAATGTAGCGCAACGCGTACTTTTTCGTAAGTCTTGTCTTGGTCGGGTATTACCATAACTCTTTTTACGCCTTCGCCATTTAGTATAAGCTCTAATGCATCTACAAAAAAATCATCTTTTCCTACAATATCTTCAACAGGGAATGCACTCATCATAAATTCGCCTATTTTGTCTTTAAAGGCTTTCCCGTCAATCTCTTCTTCGAATTTGCAAGGAGTGAAGTTGCTTAGACTTTTACTATCTTTATTGTGAATGAAAACTACTTGTATCTTATTATCACCTTCGCGTAGGCCTCCGTCAAGAGCTATGCAGTCTATCCAATGTGCAATGTCGGCTTTGGGTATGCGGCGACCTATCATCCTCTCAAAGTTCACAATGAGGTCAAATGCTACGCTGTCTATGTAATCTGCGTCAATAAGAATAACATTCTCACTCCATTTTTCTGATTTTAGCATGCTTTTATTCATAGTTGCAAAGTTAATAAAAATCGAGCGTAGTACAAAATAAATAGGGCTTTTTTTTATTGCAAATTTGCAAACTTTTGCCACTGCATGCAGGTATGCTGTCAAATGAATAGTAATGGTTGTGAAAAGTAACGTTTGTAACTTGTGACTTTTTTAACCTTTTACTTTTTGCAAGTATAAAGCATGATATTTTATTTACATAAATATTGCAAAATAATTATCCTTGAAAGATGTTTTCCATGAAATAATGTGCGCTTATTTGTTGTGATATTTCATAAGATAACATGTTCTTGGTCCATCGTGAAAGTTTAAAAAGTTACAAAAGTTACAAGTTACAAACGTTACTTTTCAATTTTCCATTATTAATCCTCCCTATGCTTAATTATAATATATAATAATATTATATATTATAATTAAGCTAGGAGAGGATTATTAAGGGAATTTCTTCAATTACATGTTTGAGACTTGAGACCGAGACTTTTTAGTTTTTCATGCTCCCAAAGAACAAGTTAGTTAACTCGAAAATGAAATTTGTGGTATCGCCGAAACACCTGTATACATCGGCGTTTCAGGGGCGTTTTTGAAGTTGTGGAATAGCCGAATGTAGATTTGTACCCTCAAAATTTTGATGTTTGCAAGATTTGCCGTACCTTTGCACTTGTCAATGAGAATAAGCGCCGCCGCCGCTGCCGGACAGACTGATCAACTGCCGCAGACAACTTTCAAAGCGCTCGCCGACACCGCCTTTGTCGGATAATAAAGCCAACCCCATGGAAAGCACAAAATCATCCTCACGATGAGGAAACCGCTTCTTGCACAAGAAGAAAACAAACAAATCAAGAAAACGAAAATATCAAAAAACTTCTTTGTTATGCCTTTGCTGTTAAAGCGCTGACGGGTATCTCGCATTAATAGCTAAGAAATATTAAAATATGTTTTGATGTGTAAGATTTTATGCTTACCTTTGCAGCTCGTTTTCAAGAAACACATAAAAAGAAATATGAATTTATTCGAATTTAAGCCGATCATATTATCAACTCTAAAGAACTATAATCGTAAGATATTTGCAGCTGATTTACTTTCGGGAGTTATCGTCGGCATTGTTGCTCTACCCTTGGCTATTGCCTTTGCAATTGCTTCGGGCGTAAGTCCTGAGAAGGGCATCATAACAGCAATCGTTGCGGGAGTTATCATATCTGCTTTAGGTGGAAGTAAGGTGCAGATAGGCGGACCTACAGGAGCGTTCATCGTGATCATATATGGAATCATACAGCAATACGGTATAGAGGGACTTACCATCGCCACACTTATGGCCGGCGCATTCTTAATACTGTTTGGCATATTACATCTTGGTACAATCATAAAGTATATTCCTTATCCTATCGTAGTCGGTTTTACAAGTGGTATAGCTGTAACGATATTTACAACTCAGGTGAAGGATCTCTTTGGACTTTCAATTCAGAATATGCCTTCTGATTTTATTGAAAAATGGATTACTTATATTCGAAATTTTAGTACAATAGACCCATGGAGTGCAACGGTAGGTATTGTGAGTGTGCTGATCATTATCGTTATGCCCCGTATAAGTAAAAAGATACCCGGTTCGCTGATTGCAATAATACTGATGACTGTCGCTGCCTTGTTGTTAAAACAGTTTCTTGGTGTACATAGCATAGAGACTATTGGAGACAGATTTTCGATAAGCAATCAGTTACCTTCTGCTCAGGTGCCACAAATAACGTGGCAGACTATAAAAGGCCTTGTTTCGCCTGCTGTGACAATTGCCATACTTGGAGCAATAGAGTCGCTGCTGTCTGCAACTGTAGCTGATGGCGTAATAGGCGAGCATCATAATTCCAATACAGAATTGATCGCTCAGGGAGTAGCCAACCTTGCTTCA comes from the Xylanibacter oryzae DSM 17970 genome and includes:
- a CDS encoding DUF6621 family protein codes for the protein MNKSMLKSEKWSENVILIDADYIDSVAFDLIVNFERMIGRRIPKADIAHWIDCIALDGGLREGDNKIQVVFIHNKDSKSLSNFTPCKFEEEIDGKAFKDKIGEFMMSAFPVEDIVGKDDFFVDALELILNGEGVKRVMVIPDQDKTYEKVRVALHYANDEKRITLFAMQPMQGGNFRQEILGYSLMSALGIKSDEIK
- a CDS encoding SulP family inorganic anion transporter; this encodes MNLFEFKPIILSTLKNYNRKIFAADLLSGVIVGIVALPLAIAFAIASGVSPEKGIITAIVAGVIISALGGSKVQIGGPTGAFIVIIYGIIQQYGIEGLTIATLMAGAFLILFGILHLGTIIKYIPYPIVVGFTSGIAVTIFTTQVKDLFGLSIQNMPSDFIEKWITYIRNFSTIDPWSATVGIVSVLIIIVMPRISKKIPGSLIAIILMTVAALLLKQFLGVHSIETIGDRFSISNQLPSAQVPQITWQTIKGLVSPAVTIAILGAIESLLSATVADGVIGEHHNSNTELIAQGVANLASPLFGGIPATGAIARTMTNINNGGKTPIAGIVHAAVLLLIFFFFMPLAKYIPMACLAGVLVVVSYGMCGWRSFKELMNNPWSDVSVLLITFFLTIIFDLTVAIEVGLIIACLLFMRRMAETTDVKVIMDEIDPNKEVDINTSNIEHLTIPKGVEVYEINGPYFFGAGNSFEEIMATFGDRPKVRIIRMRKVPFVDSTGIHNLKNLCTMSQKEGIKIVLSGVNAKVQETLYKSGFDQLIGRENICSHINIALDRASEIVADV
- a CDS encoding saccharopine dehydrogenase family protein; this translates as MGRVLVIGAGGVATVAAVKIAKNTDVFTDIMIASRTKSKCDKIVKAIGNPNIKTAQVDADDVEQLKKLFNEFKPELVVNLALPYQDLTIMDACLACGVNYLDTANYEPKDEAHFEYSWQWAYKKRFEDAGLTAILGCGFDPGVSGIFTAYAAKHHFDEIQYLDIVDCNAGNHHKAFATNFNPEINIREITQKGRYFKDGKWVQTGALEIHKDLTYPNIGPKDSYLMYHEELESLTKNFPTIKQARFWMTFGQEYLTHLRVIQDIGMARIDPVEYNGQQIIPLQFLKAVLPNPQDLGENYEGETSIGCRIRGIKDGKEHTYYVYNNCKHHEAYLETGMQGVSYTTGVPAMIGAMMFFKGLWRKAGVWNVEDFDPDPFMEQLNKQGLPWHEEFDKNLEL
- the recA gene encoding recombinase RecA → MAKKENEEMASASAQEGKLKALQAAMSKIEKDFGKGSIMKLGDESVEKVDVISTGSIGLDAALGVGGLPRGRVIEIYGPESSGKTTLAIHAIAEAQKAGGIAAFIDAEHAFDRFYAAKLGVDVDNLWISQPDNGEQALEIADQLIRSSAIDILVVDSVAALTPKAEIEGDMGDNKVGLQARLMSQALRKLTGTISKTNTTCIFINQLREKIGVMFGNPETTTGGNALKFYASVRLDIRRVTSIKDGDNVIGNLVRVKVVKNKVAPPFRKAEFEITFGEGISKVGEIVDLGVEYNIIQKSGSWFSYNGTKLAQGRDATKTTLKDNPELCDELEGLIKQAISDKAV